TCGGTCAGGTGGTGCGGGAGCGGTGCGGAGTTCAGAAGGGGTACGTCGCGACCTGCGACTGGACGGTCACCCACTGGGTCTCGGTGAACGCGTCGATGTTGGCCTCGTGCCCGCCGAAGCGGCTGCCGGTGCCCGACAGGCCTGTGCCGCCGAACGGCGCCTGCGACTCGTCGTCGACGGTCTGGTCGTTGACGTGCACGATGCCGGTGCGCATGCGGTCGGCGAGCTCGTACGCGCGGAACGCGTCGCCGGCGAGGATGCCGAGCGAGAGGCCGTACTCGGTGGCGTTGGCGAGCTCGACGGCCTCGTCGACGGATGCCACCTTGGTGACCGGTGCGACCGGGCCGAAGATCTCCTTGGCGAACGCGCGGTGCTCCGGGCGCACCTCGCCCAGCACGGTCGGCCGGTAGCAGAGCCCGTCGTACTCGCCGCCCGCGACGAGGCTCGCGCCGCCGGCGACGGACTCGGTGACGATCGCGTGCACCTTGTCGCGCTGCCCCGCGTCGATGAGCGGTCCGAGCGGGGCGCCCGCCGAGGGGTCCCCGACGGGGATCGCGCGCGCCTTCTCGGCGAGGCGCTCGACGTACTCGTCGTAGATCGCCTCGTGCACGAGGTGGCGGCCGGTGGTCATGCAGATCTGGCCCTGGTGCAGGAACGAGCCCCAGGCACCGGCGGATGCGGCCGCGGCCACGTCGACGTCGTCGAGCACGATCAGCGCGCTGTTGCCGCCGAGCTCGAGGTGGGCCCGCTTCAGCAGCTGCCCCGCGCGCGCGCCGATCACGCGACCCGCCTCCGACGAGCCCGTGAACGAGATGACCGGGATGCGCGGCTCGTCGACGACCGCGGCCCCGACCTCGGCGCGGCCGGGCAGCACCGAGAACACGTTCGGCGGCAGTCCCGCGGCCTCGAGCAGCGCGGCGAAGAAGAGGCCGCCGGCCACCGTGGTGCGGGGGTCGGGCTTGTGCACGACCGCGTTGCCGAGCGCGAGCGCGGGGGCGATCGACCGCGCGGAGAGGATCGCGGGGAAGTTGAACGGCGAGATCACGCCGACCACGCCGACCGGCCGGCGACGCGCGAGACTGAGTCGGGGGCGGCTGCTCTGCAGCAGCTGCCCGTAGGGCATCATCGCCGTCGCCGCCGCAAGGTGGAACTCGCCGGCGACGAGGCCGGCCTCGAACGCGGCCTTGCCCTCGCCGGAGCCCGCCTCGCGCACGAGCCAGTGCCCGAGCACGTCGGAGTGCTCCTCGATCAGGGCGGCCGCCCGGCGCATGACGGCCGCGCGTTCCTCGGCCGGCCGCGCGGCCCACTCGACCTGCGCGTCGACGGCGAGCGTGGTCGCCTGGTCGACGTCGTCGGGCGTCGCCGTCGCGTAGGTGGCGATCCGCTCGCCCGTCGCCGGGTTCACGACATCGGCCGTCGCGGCGGTCGTCGCCCACCCGCCGATCCAGGTGCGGCCATCCCACGTCGACTGCTCGAAGAACGTCATCGGTACTTCCTCCCGGACGCCCCAGTGCGTCCCTCGACCGTCCGGCGTCTCGCATGACCGCCGGTGTTGTCGAGGGACGCTACCGGCGGTTCCGCCAGCTCCGACTGACGATTCGTGCACGGCCGCGCATCCCGTCTCCGGAGGTGACGATTCGTGCACGATCCGCGTGCTCATGCCGTTTTCGGGGCATCGCGCCTTGACGTCGAGGCGGCCGCGGGCGTACGTTTCCGGCGACGCGAGGTGGCGTCGGCATCCACAGCAGGAGCGGCCGCACCGCCTCGGCACGACAGGCGAGGAGGCGCGCGGGTTGGACGTGCAGGAGGTGCAGACCGCCGACGAGTGGGAGGACATCGTCTCCCGCTGCTTCGTCCCGCTGTCGTGCCTGTCGTTCGAGGAGTGCTTCTACGGACGCATGGAGCACCTCCGCATCGACGACCGGCTGACGGTCTCCTCGGTGGAGAGCGCGGGGCACAGCGCGGAGCGCACCGCGCGCACCGCGCGGCACGCCGACGGCGACGACCTCCACCTCTCGCTGCAGCTGGGCTCGACCGGACTGGTCGCCCAGAACGAGCGCAGCGTGCGCGTCGGCCCCGGCTCGGTCACGAGCTACGCGACCGACCAGGCGTACTACCTCGACTACTCGCCGCCGAGCCAGCGGCAGCTCATCATCCAGGTGTCGCGCAGCTCGCTCGGCATCCCCAACCGGCTCATCGACGAATCCTGCCGCCGGCTGCTGGTGCCCTCCAACGCCTCCACCCGCACGCTCTTCGCCCACGCGTCGGCGCTGCGATCCGCCGTGCCGCTCGCCACCCCGTCGGGCGTCGACGAGCTGGCCGAGGCGACCCGCGACCTCGCGGCGACCATGATCCGCTCGTCGTTCACGGCGAGCGAGGTGCTGCCGCAGACGCCGGCGGCGCTGCTCGCGACGATCGAGGAGCACCTGCGTCACCACGCCGCAGACCCCGAGCTGTCGCTGGACTCGGTCGCGCACCGGCACTACATCTCGCGCCGCAAGCTCTACCTGCTGTTCGAGCGCAACGACACGACCCCTGCGGACTTCCTGCGCCGCACGCGACTGCGCATCGGCGAGCGGATGCTGCGCGACGAGGACGACCCGGTGGCCGACGTCGCCGTGCGCGCCGGCTTCAGCGACCCGACCACGTTCGCCCGCGCGTTCCGCCGCGAGTACGGCGCGACGCCGCGCGAGTACCGCGACCTGCACGCGCCACGGATCCCCGCGCACTCCGCCGCCTGACCCGGCCCGGGAACGACGAAGGCCCGGAGCATCCGCCCCGGGCCTTCGACTGTCTGGTGCGCAAGGGGGGAGTTGAACCCCCACGCCCTCTCGGGCACACGGACCTGAACCGTGCGCGTCTGCCTATTCCGCCACTTGCGCTCACCACCGGCACGCGCACATGGCGCGCCAGCCAACAGAGACTAACACTTCGGCGGCGCACATGCCATTCGGGGCCCGAGCGGATGCGACGGGCGACCGCTCGCGCCGAGGCGATCCCGACGGACTGAAACGATGCGCATGCGGCATCCGCCCTCTAGCATCAAGAGACGGGAACGACGCCGTTCGCACCCCACCTTCCACCGAGAGGACCCGTAGTGGCGACGACGGACGACTCCACCGCGCAGCCCGACCTGACCGGCATCCGCGGCTGGCTCTTCGACCTGGACGGCGTGCTCACGCCGACCGCCGAGGTCCACATGCACGCGTGGGCGCGGCTGTTCGACCCGTTCCTGCGCGCCCACGGCGTGAAGCCGTACGAGACCGGCGACTACTTCGCGTACATCGACGGCAAGCCTCGGTACGACGGGGTGCGGAGCCTGCTCGCCAGCCGCGGCATCACCCTGCCCGAGGGGACGCCCGACGACCCGCCGACCGCCGAGACGGTGTGCGGGCTCGGCAACCGCAAGAACGACGCGTTCAACGAGTCCCTCGCGGAGGACGGCGTGACCGCGTACCCGGCGAGCGTCGCGTTCCTCGACGCGCTCGCGGCGACCGACGCCGAGGTCGCGGTCGTGTCCAGCTCGAAGAACGCGCCCGCGGTCCTCGCGACCGCGGGGCTCGCCGACCGCTTCGAGGTCGTGGTGCACGGCGGCGTCGCCGCCGAGCACGGCATCCCCGGCAAGCCCGCCCCCGACACGTACGAGTACGGTGCGGAGCTGCTCGGCCTCCCCACGACGGCGTGCGTCGTCGTGGAGGACGCGGAGTCCGGCGTGCAGGCGGGCGCGGCCGGCGACTTCGGGCTCGTGGTGGGCGTCGACCGCGGCGCCGGCCACGAGAACCTGCTCCGGCTCGGCGCCGACCTGGTCGTGTTCGAGCTCGACGAGCTCATCCCCCTGCTCCCCCAGCACCACCGAAAGGCCGGATCATGAGGTTCGCCGACCACGACCCGCTGAACCGCAACCGGTTCCCCATCGACGACTGGGCGCTCGTCGAGACCGAGTTCTCCGCAGACGACATCGGCAAGACCGAGACCATGTTCGCGGTCGGCAACGGCTACCTCGGGCTCCGCGGCAACGTCGACGAGGGCCGCGACGGGCACGTGCACGGCACGTTCATCAACGGGTTCCACGAGACCTGGCCGATCCGGCACGCCGAGGAGGCGTTCGGCTTCGCCCGCGTGGGCCAGACCATCGTCAATGCGCCCGACGCCAAGACCATCCGGCTCTACGTCGACGACGAGCCGCTCGTGCTCACGAACGCCGAGCTGATGAGCTACGAGCGCCGACTCGACTTCCGCACCGGCATCCTCTCCCGCTCGCTCGAGTGGCGCACCCCCTCGGGCAAGCGCGTCCAGATCAGCTCGCGCCGCATGGTGTCCTTCACCGACCGCCACCTCGGTGCGATCGAGTACGAGGTCGAGCTGCTCGACGCCGACGCCGCGGTGACCATCTCAAGCCAGATGCTGAACCGCCAGGACGGCCGCGACGAGTACCGCTCGGGCGTGCAGGGCGCGATCGAGCCGTTCGACCCGCGCAAGGCGGAGCAGTTCACCGAGCGGGTGCTGCAGCCGCGGCTGAAGCGCGAGCGCGACGGCCGGTACCTGCTCGGCTACCGCTGCACCAACTCGGGGATGACCGTGGTCGCGGGCACGGAGCACCGCATCGAGACCGAGAACCCGTTCGACGAGACGACCACGATCGAGGACGACCTCGCCAAGCACGTGTACCGGATGCGCGCCGAGCAGGGGAAGCCCATCCGCATCACGAAGCTCTTCAGCTATCACACGGCGGCCTCGGTGCCGGTGCGCGAGCTCGCCGACCGCTGCGACCGCACGCTCGACCGCGCCGGCGAGGTCGGCGTCGAGGAGCTCATGGTCGACCAGCGCGAGTGGCTCGACGACTACTGGGCCAGCACGGACGTCGAGATCCCTGGGCATCCGACCCTGCAGCAGGCGACCCGCTGGAACCTGTTCCAGCTCGCCCAGGCGACCGCGCGCACCGACGGCGGCGGCGTCGCGGCGAAGGGCGTCTCGGGCTCGGGCTACGGCGGTCACTACTTCTGGGACTCCGAGGTCTACGTGATGCCGTTCCTCTCCTATACGGCGCCGAACACCGCGCGCAACGTGCTGCGATTCCGACAGCGGATGCTGGAGCCGGCGCGCGCCCGGGCGAGCGAGCTCAACCAGCGCGGCGCCCTGTTCCCGTGGCGGACCATCAACGGCCTCGAGTCGAGCGCCTACTACGCGGCGGGCACCGCGCAGTACCACATCGACGCCGACATCTCCCACGCGCTCGTGCAGTACGTGGCCGCGACCGGCGACGAGGACTTCGTGGCGCGCGGCGCGATCGACGTCCTGGTCGAGACCGCCCGCATGTGGGAGGACCTCGGCTTCTGGCGCTCGAACTCGATCGAGGTGTTCCACATCCACGGCGTGACGGGTCCCGACGAGTACACGACCGTCGTGAACGACAACCTGTACACGAACGTCATGGCGAAGGGGAACCTGAAGGCCGCGGCGTTCGCGGTCGACGAGCTGCGCCGACGCGCGCCCGCGGCCTACGCGCGCGCCGTCGACCGCCTCGACCTGCACCCCGACGAGGCCGACGAGTGGCGCCGCGCGGCCGAGCACATGTTCATCCCGTTCGACGAGCAGCTGGGCGTGCACCCGCAGGACTCGGCGTTCCTCGAGAAGGAGCTCTGGGACCTCGAGTCGACGCCGGCCAGCCGCCGGCCGCTGCTGCTGCACTACCACCCGCTCGTGATCTACCGCTTCCAGGTGCTGAAGCAGGCCGACGTCGTGCTCGCGCTGCTGCTGCAGGGCGACCAGTTCACGACCGAGGAGAAGCAGGCGAACTTCGAGTACTACGACCCGCTGACCACGGGCGACTCGACGCTCTCGGCGGTCGTGCAGTCGATCATCGCGGCCGAGGTCGGCTACCACGAGCTGGCCATGCGGTACTTCCGCGCGGCCCTGTTCGTCGACCTCGCCGACCTCCACCACAACGCGGCCGACGGCGTGCACGTGGCATCGACGGGCGGGGTCTGGAGCGCGCTGGTCTACGGGTTCGGCGGGTTCCGCGACCACAACGGCGTCTTCACGTTCGACCCCCGCCTGCCCGACGACTGGGACCGGCTGGTCTTCCGCCTGACGATCCGCGAGACGCGCGTGCGCGTCGAGCTCGAGGCGTCCTCGATGACGTTCACGGTCGAGTCCGGCGCGGAGGCCCAGTTCACCGTGCGCGGTGAGGAGGTCATCGTGCGCGACGGCGAGCCGGTGACGGTCGTGCTGCACGGCCAGGGGCCCCGTCACTACGGCACTCCGAACATGCGCGACGTCGAGGGCACGCGCCGCGCGGACGGCACGCTGCTCACCGCCTCGATGCCCACGCTCGCCGTCGACGTCGACGAGTCCGAGTCCACAGCGGGCTTCGACTGACGAACGGCGCCCGGAGGCGCTGCAGCTAACATGCACTGAGGAACCAAGCGGATCGGGAGACCTGTGGGCCTACTGGACAACTTCGAGAAGGGTCTCGAACGCGCCGTCAACGGCGCGTTCGCGAAGACCTTCCGCTCGGGGCTGCAGCCGGTCGAGATCACCGCCGCGCTGAAGCGCGAGCTCGACACCAAGGCGGCGGTCGTCTCCCGCGACCGCGTGCTCGTGCCGAACACCTTCCGGGTGCGGATGTCGGGCGCCGACCTGCAGCGCATGCAGAGCCTGGGCCCCGCCCTCGTGGACGAGCTGACCGATGTCGTGCAGCAGCACGCGGCGAGCCAGGGATTCCAGTTCGCGGGCGGCATCCAGATCTCGCTCGAGGCCGACCAGGGCCTGTCCGAGGGCATGGTGCAGGTCGACTCCAGCAACGTGAAGGGCGAG
This portion of the Agromyces rhizosphaerae genome encodes:
- a CDS encoding aldehyde dehydrogenase family protein; the encoded protein is MTFFEQSTWDGRTWIGGWATTAATADVVNPATGERIATYATATPDDVDQATTLAVDAQVEWAARPAEERAAVMRRAAALIEEHSDVLGHWLVREAGSGEGKAAFEAGLVAGEFHLAAATAMMPYGQLLQSSRPRLSLARRRPVGVVGVISPFNFPAILSARSIAPALALGNAVVHKPDPRTTVAGGLFFAALLEAAGLPPNVFSVLPGRAEVGAAVVDEPRIPVISFTGSSEAGRVIGARAGQLLKRAHLELGGNSALIVLDDVDVAAAASAGAWGSFLHQGQICMTTGRHLVHEAIYDEYVERLAEKARAIPVGDPSAGAPLGPLIDAGQRDKVHAIVTESVAGGASLVAGGEYDGLCYRPTVLGEVRPEHRAFAKEIFGPVAPVTKVASVDEAVELANATEYGLSLGILAGDAFRAYELADRMRTGIVHVNDQTVDDESQAPFGGTGLSGTGSRFGGHEANIDAFTETQWVTVQSQVATYPF
- a CDS encoding AraC family transcriptional regulator; this encodes MQEVQTADEWEDIVSRCFVPLSCLSFEECFYGRMEHLRIDDRLTVSSVESAGHSAERTARTARHADGDDLHLSLQLGSTGLVAQNERSVRVGPGSVTSYATDQAYYLDYSPPSQRQLIIQVSRSSLGIPNRLIDESCRRLLVPSNASTRTLFAHASALRSAVPLATPSGVDELAEATRDLAATMIRSSFTASEVLPQTPAALLATIEEHLRHHAADPELSLDSVAHRHYISRRKLYLLFERNDTTPADFLRRTRLRIGERMLRDEDDPVADVAVRAGFSDPTTFARAFRREYGATPREYRDLHAPRIPAHSAA
- a CDS encoding glycoside hydrolase family 65 protein — encoded protein: MRFADHDPLNRNRFPIDDWALVETEFSADDIGKTETMFAVGNGYLGLRGNVDEGRDGHVHGTFINGFHETWPIRHAEEAFGFARVGQTIVNAPDAKTIRLYVDDEPLVLTNAELMSYERRLDFRTGILSRSLEWRTPSGKRVQISSRRMVSFTDRHLGAIEYEVELLDADAAVTISSQMLNRQDGRDEYRSGVQGAIEPFDPRKAEQFTERVLQPRLKRERDGRYLLGYRCTNSGMTVVAGTEHRIETENPFDETTTIEDDLAKHVYRMRAEQGKPIRITKLFSYHTAASVPVRELADRCDRTLDRAGEVGVEELMVDQREWLDDYWASTDVEIPGHPTLQQATRWNLFQLAQATARTDGGGVAAKGVSGSGYGGHYFWDSEVYVMPFLSYTAPNTARNVLRFRQRMLEPARARASELNQRGALFPWRTINGLESSAYYAAGTAQYHIDADISHALVQYVAATGDEDFVARGAIDVLVETARMWEDLGFWRSNSIEVFHIHGVTGPDEYTTVVNDNLYTNVMAKGNLKAAAFAVDELRRRAPAAYARAVDRLDLHPDEADEWRRAAEHMFIPFDEQLGVHPQDSAFLEKELWDLESTPASRRPLLLHYHPLVIYRFQVLKQADVVLALLLQGDQFTTEEKQANFEYYDPLTTGDSTLSAVVQSIIAAEVGYHELAMRYFRAALFVDLADLHHNAADGVHVASTGGVWSALVYGFGGFRDHNGVFTFDPRLPDDWDRLVFRLTIRETRVRVELEASSMTFTVESGAEAQFTVRGEEVIVRDGEPVTVVLHGQGPRHYGTPNMRDVEGTRRADGTLLTASMPTLAVDVDESESTAGFD
- a CDS encoding FhaA domain-containing protein, which encodes MGLLDNFEKGLERAVNGAFAKTFRSGLQPVEITAALKRELDTKAAVVSRDRVLVPNTFRVRMSGADLQRMQSLGPALVDELTDVVQQHAASQGFQFAGGIQISLEADQGLSEGMVQVDSSNVKGEIAWTPVLDIGGRRHPIMKGRTVIGRGSEADITIDDSGASRKHVEVQWDGRRARVRDLGSTNGTQLNGDAVREAILEPDSVITVGRSRIVFRVLAQAAPSAGGGAPQTKRHDMNGFWGPAE
- a CDS encoding HAD family hydrolase, with translation MATTDDSTAQPDLTGIRGWLFDLDGVLTPTAEVHMHAWARLFDPFLRAHGVKPYETGDYFAYIDGKPRYDGVRSLLASRGITLPEGTPDDPPTAETVCGLGNRKNDAFNESLAEDGVTAYPASVAFLDALAATDAEVAVVSSSKNAPAVLATAGLADRFEVVVHGGVAAEHGIPGKPAPDTYEYGAELLGLPTTACVVVEDAESGVQAGAAGDFGLVVGVDRGAGHENLLRLGADLVVFELDELIPLLPQHHRKAGS